Proteins encoded in a region of the Natator depressus isolate rNatDep1 chromosome 23, rNatDep2.hap1, whole genome shotgun sequence genome:
- the LOC141976836 gene encoding uncharacterized protein LOC141976836, whose protein sequence is MRDTSVHDSVAARHMLHVILWVPSPSLERVSEAVMSIYHNLDSISEPLAQQQLLKALVVLGDQNSEEVVTTLLGCSLSCDSVTVEMWRVLTFHPKTAGKVLRELLDRLQEWPLRQRHDVSQQEAGVAPLAVGKLQRQQPVVVERLHEADRGVISNAITVLRDILTSMDRQSASPVAVQVAEKLLPFFHDLDQKSREKLDSIFNGEWYPL, encoded by the exons atgagagacaccagcgtccatgactcggtggcggccaggcacatgctgcatgtgatcctgtgggtccccagcccaagcttggagagg gtgtcggaggctgtgatgagcatctaccacaacctggattccatcagcgagccgctggcccagcagcagctgctcaaggcccttgtcgtgctgggcgACCAGaacagcgaggaggtggtcacaaccctgctgggctgctcgctgtcatgtgacag tgttactgtggagatgtggagggtgcttacattccaccccaagaccgcaggaaaggtcctacgggagctgctcgacaggctgcaggaatggcCTCTGCGCCAGCGTCACgatgtctctcagcaagaggctggcgttgcccccttggcc gtggggaaactccagcgtcagcagccagtcgttgtggagcggctacacgaggcagacaggggcgtcatctccaatgccatcaccgtgctgagagacatcctcaccagcatggacaggcagagcgccagccccgtggctgtgcaagtggctgagaaactcctgccgttctttcatgat